A genomic segment from Polyangium mundeleinium encodes:
- a CDS encoding ParA family protein: MAGIRESCSVCGSDFDVQFRYQMEERDGGFSFYCSQKCLEKSQLGGEGQGDKLATCDACAKRFQPELASQVMYLGGRRTYACSMPCRTQLQREASGVRLGEIAAEVTPQAVAPSPPPQAVPRAVATRASGPSSATTPPKRASSSTSPAVAVPVVPQVANKRTTPAAQASQATPAAPEAPKEPAADASVPRYLAVFNHKGGTGKTTTAVSVAAGLASRGKKVLLVDTDAQGNVSVSLGANVERSLYHVLVMGLRVADATRVVRPNLDLLGSNETLAAAELYLAGRQNRDRVLCERLSAAAAGYDYVVLDCSPSLSLMNQNALVFADSVLVPVACDYLSLVGVRQVIKTVKNVNALLHHPVQIWGVLPTFFDSRAKICREAVTTLKQHFGDRCLPPVRAAIKVKEAPAQGQTIFEYAAGTPAAEDYGVVVDRIIQSREGAAKGAKDTKDTKPARTAAATA, translated from the coding sequence GTGGCCGGGATCAGGGAGTCGTGCAGCGTTTGCGGGTCGGATTTCGACGTCCAGTTCCGCTACCAGATGGAGGAGCGGGACGGCGGGTTCTCGTTCTACTGCTCCCAGAAGTGCCTGGAGAAGAGCCAGCTCGGCGGCGAAGGGCAGGGGGACAAGCTCGCGACGTGTGATGCCTGCGCGAAGCGGTTCCAGCCCGAGCTCGCTTCGCAGGTGATGTATCTCGGGGGCCGTCGCACCTACGCGTGCTCGATGCCCTGCCGGACCCAGCTCCAGCGGGAAGCGAGCGGCGTGCGGCTCGGCGAGATTGCCGCCGAGGTCACGCCGCAGGCCGTCGCGCCCTCGCCGCCGCCGCAGGCGGTGCCGCGGGCCGTGGCGACGCGTGCGTCGGGCCCGTCGAGCGCCACGACGCCGCCGAAGCGCGCTTCCTCGTCGACCTCGCCGGCCGTGGCCGTGCCCGTGGTGCCGCAGGTCGCGAACAAGCGGACGACTCCGGCGGCGCAGGCCTCGCAGGCGACGCCCGCCGCGCCCGAGGCGCCGAAGGAGCCGGCCGCAGACGCGTCCGTGCCGCGGTACCTCGCCGTGTTCAACCACAAGGGTGGCACGGGCAAGACGACGACGGCCGTGAGCGTCGCCGCCGGCCTCGCGTCGCGCGGCAAGAAGGTCCTGCTCGTCGACACGGACGCGCAGGGCAACGTGTCCGTCTCGCTCGGCGCGAACGTCGAGCGCTCGCTTTACCACGTCCTCGTGATGGGCCTCCGGGTCGCGGACGCGACGCGTGTCGTTCGTCCGAACCTGGACCTTTTGGGCTCCAACGAGACGCTCGCCGCCGCGGAGCTCTACCTCGCGGGCCGGCAGAACCGCGACCGCGTGCTCTGCGAGCGCCTGAGCGCCGCCGCCGCGGGCTACGACTATGTGGTGCTCGACTGCTCGCCGAGCCTGTCCTTGATGAACCAGAACGCGCTCGTCTTCGCCGACAGCGTGCTCGTGCCCGTCGCTTGTGACTACCTCTCCCTCGTCGGCGTGCGTCAGGTCATCAAGACCGTGAAGAACGTGAACGCGCTCCTCCACCACCCGGTGCAGATCTGGGGCGTGCTCCCCACGTTCTTCGATTCGCGCGCGAAAATCTGCCGCGAGGCCGTCACCACGCTGAAGCAGCACTTCGGCGACCGGTGCCTGCCCCCGGTGCGCGCTGCGATCAAGGTGAAGGAAGCGCCGGCGCAGGGGCAAACGATCTTCGAGTACGCCGCCGGCACGCCTGCCGCGGAGGACTACGGCGTCGTCGTGGACCGCATCATCCAGAGCCGAGAAGGCGCGGCGAAGGGCGCGAAGGACACGAAGGACACGAAGCCCGCGCGAACCGCCGCAGCGACCGCTTAG
- the purH gene encoding bifunctional phosphoribosylaminoimidazolecarboxamide formyltransferase/IMP cyclohydrolase, producing the protein MIRRALISVYDKAGLLPFARALVARGVEILSTGGTLKALADAGLAVTSVESFTGSPEVMGGRVKTLHPRVHGGILMRGDIDQADLERLGGAPIDLVAVNLYPFTQTVAKPGVLLAEVIEQIDIGGPAMVRSAAKNHGRVAVVCDPADYEAVLAEIEASGGEVSAATRRKLAAKAFAHTAAYDGAVSAYLSSLGDPDPAEEKAQPKRDAYPRYLTLTFERAYGLRYGENPHQSGAFYRERVAPEGSLSLADALGAGGKELSFNNLVDVDAALEAVREHERPAAVVVKHANPSGVAVADAIERAYRLARDADALSAFGGIVALNRPVDRATAEALAETFLECVVAPSFADDALPVLRAKKNLRLLATRVLLPAELDELTWKRVGGGLVVQGRDATARGEVEKARVVSKRAPTPEELAALDLAWKVCKHVKSNAIVLAKEGRTVGVGAGQMSRVESVRIACRKADVEARGAVLASDAFFPFPDGVELALEAGVTAFVQPGGSVKDADVIAAADKAGAAMIFTGVRHFRH; encoded by the coding sequence ATGATCCGACGAGCCCTCATCTCGGTCTACGACAAGGCGGGACTCCTTCCGTTCGCGCGCGCGCTCGTGGCGCGGGGCGTGGAGATCCTCTCGACCGGCGGCACGCTCAAAGCGCTCGCAGACGCGGGGCTGGCCGTCACCAGCGTGGAGTCCTTCACGGGCTCGCCCGAGGTGATGGGCGGGCGCGTGAAGACGCTCCACCCGCGCGTGCACGGCGGCATCCTCATGCGCGGCGATATCGATCAAGCCGATCTCGAGCGCCTCGGCGGCGCCCCGATCGACCTCGTCGCCGTGAATCTCTACCCCTTCACGCAGACCGTCGCGAAGCCGGGCGTGCTCCTCGCAGAGGTCATCGAGCAGATCGACATCGGCGGGCCCGCGATGGTGCGCAGCGCCGCGAAGAACCACGGGCGCGTCGCCGTCGTGTGTGATCCGGCCGATTACGAGGCGGTGCTCGCCGAGATCGAGGCGAGCGGCGGCGAGGTGTCGGCCGCGACGCGACGCAAGCTCGCGGCCAAGGCGTTCGCGCACACGGCCGCGTACGACGGCGCGGTGTCGGCATACCTGTCGTCGCTCGGGGATCCGGATCCGGCCGAGGAGAAGGCGCAGCCGAAGCGCGATGCGTATCCGCGGTACCTGACGCTCACGTTCGAACGGGCGTACGGCCTCAGGTACGGCGAAAACCCGCATCAATCGGGCGCGTTTTATCGCGAGCGCGTGGCGCCCGAGGGCTCGCTCTCGCTCGCCGACGCGCTCGGCGCTGGCGGCAAGGAGCTCTCGTTCAACAACCTCGTCGACGTCGACGCCGCGCTCGAAGCGGTGCGCGAGCACGAGCGGCCCGCGGCCGTCGTGGTGAAACACGCGAACCCCTCGGGCGTGGCCGTGGCCGATGCGATCGAGCGCGCGTATCGGCTCGCGCGGGATGCCGATGCCCTCAGCGCCTTCGGTGGGATCGTCGCGTTGAACCGGCCCGTCGATCGCGCGACGGCCGAGGCGCTCGCCGAGACGTTCCTCGAGTGCGTCGTGGCGCCTTCGTTCGCGGACGACGCGCTCCCGGTTCTCCGCGCGAAGAAGAACCTGCGCTTGCTCGCCACGCGTGTGCTCCTGCCGGCCGAGCTCGACGAGCTCACCTGGAAGCGCGTGGGCGGCGGCCTCGTCGTGCAGGGGCGCGACGCGACCGCGCGCGGCGAGGTCGAGAAGGCGCGGGTCGTCTCGAAGCGCGCGCCGACGCCGGAGGAGCTCGCGGCGCTCGACCTCGCGTGGAAGGTCTGCAAGCACGTGAAGTCGAACGCCATCGTGCTCGCCAAGGAGGGCCGCACGGTGGGCGTGGGCGCGGGGCAGATGTCGCGCGTCGAGAGCGTGCGCATCGCCTGCCGCAAGGCCGACGTTGAGGCCCGCGGCGCCGTGCTCGCCTCCGACGCGTTTTTCCCGTTCCCGGATGGCGTCGAGCTCGCCCTCGAAGCGGGCGTCACCGCCTTCGTGCAGCCGGGCGGGAGCGTGAAGGACGCTGACGTGATCGCGGCCGCCGACAAGGCAGGCGCTGCGATGATCTTCACGGGCGTCCGGCATTTCCGGCACTGA